In Candidatus Schekmanbacteria bacterium, the DNA window ATGATAGCAAGGGCTTCCTCTTTGCTTTTTGCCTTTCTATAAGGCCTTTCTGAAATCAAGGCTTCATACATATCTACAACAGCAATAATCCTTGCTGTAATAGGTATTTCTCTTTTACGAAGACCATTAGGGTAACCGCTTCCATCGAGTCTTTCATGATGATGGCGTATTGCATCCAATGATTCAGGAAATAGATTTTTTAGCGGCGCAGCCGCTGTACAGCTTAAATCAGGATGTCTTCTTATTATTTCCCATTCTTTTCTATTTAGCGGCTTTTTCTTATTTAGGATTTTTTCAGGAATGCCAATCTTTCCTATATCATGTAAAATAGCCGCAACTCTGACAGCATCTATGATTTTTTTATTGAAGCCGAGTTTCTTTGCTATTTTTTCTGCCAACCTTGCTGTGTCGGGAATATTATTCAACCCAATCGAGCTTCTCTTTTCAGCCAAATTTGCAAGTGACATTACAGTCGTCTCTGCTGCAGATAGTTTTTTATTTAGCTTTTTCAGATTTATCAGGTTTTTGGTTCGGGCTATGATTTCAGGCCTATTGAATGGTTTGGTTATAAAGTCATCAGCACCTGCTTCCAGACTTTTATACTTTGATTCTTCATCATTTAGTGAAGTTACCATTATTATAGGAATTTCTGCTGTTTTTTTATTATTTTTAATAGTGCGGCAAACTTCATATCCATTTATTTCCGGCATAATTATATCGAGGAGAATTAGGTCGATATCAGTCGATTTCAGGAGTGAAAGGGCTTCTATTCCACTTTTTGCAGATATGATATTGTAATCAAGAGGAGACAAGATGTCTGCTATCATTCTGATAGACAGCGGAGAATCGTCGACGATGAGAATAGTCGCTTTTTTATCGAGTTCAGATGAAATATTCTTTTCTAAATAGTGAACTCGATTTTTCCCGCTGATTTTTGCATGATGAAGTGAGTGTTTGACATTGTTTATAAGTTCGATATGATTTTCTCCATCATCTGGAAAGAAAGCAAAACCGGCGCTTATTGTGATTTTCCCGTTAAAATCGTTT includes these proteins:
- a CDS encoding diguanylate cyclase — encoded protein: MKKIGKIYDITRGNLLLKDNLTGLYNHNYFQEFLQKKIVSNENKTPFGIALIDIDSFSLYNRSLGSIKGNEALKKISETIREHLTENDFCARYGGDVFAVIFDGASAEKHLNCLEDIRLKVENDFNGKITISAGFAFFPDDGENHIELINNVKHSLHHAKISGKNRVHYLEKNISSELDKKATILIVDDSPLSIRMIADILSPLDYNIISAKSGIEALSLLKSTDIDLILLDIIMPEINGYEVCRTIKNNKKTAEIPIIMVTSLNDEESKYKSLEAGADDFITKPFNRPEIIARTKNLINLKKLNKKLSAAETTVMSLANLAEKRSSIGLNNIPDTARLAEKIAKKLGFNKKIIDAVRVAAILHDIGKIGIPEKILNKKKPLNRKEWEIIRRHPDLSCTAAAPLKNLFPESLDAIRHHHERLDGSGYPNGLRKREIPITARIIAVVDMYEALISERPYRKAKSKEEALAIIYNETEKGKIDKDVFQCLKEIIQKEK